Proteins found in one Subtercola endophyticus genomic segment:
- a CDS encoding tyrosine-type recombinase/integrase, whose product MASIQKRPNGSWRARYRDDEGKEHAKHFERKIDAQRWLDGITAAVISGTYVDPRAGKVTLTSYFAEWSSRQVWAPRTARNMSLAVRTCTFADIELGRVRRSHVESWVKVMVDAKLAPGTIRTRTRNVRAVLRGAKRDRVIGNDPSEGVTLPRVRKAEYSMAIPSPEAVGALLRASGDWFRPFIALCAFAGLRLGEASAVQLADIDFLRRQLHVQRQVHRPSPGRIDITPPKYGSERVVYLPDELVMMLSKHVREIGVYGTEQWLFVGDESMPPHQSTMRYWWIKAVRDAGLADIRLHDLRHFYASGLIAAGCDVVTVQRALGHSSATTTLATYSHLWPNAEDRTRVAASGLMQSAIGIPADSARTEQA is encoded by the coding sequence GGCGGGCTCGGTACCGTGACGATGAGGGCAAAGAGCACGCGAAGCATTTCGAACGGAAGATCGACGCTCAGCGGTGGCTGGACGGCATCACTGCGGCCGTCATCAGCGGCACCTACGTAGACCCTCGGGCGGGGAAGGTCACCTTGACTTCATACTTCGCGGAGTGGTCGAGCCGGCAGGTCTGGGCCCCCCGAACGGCGAGGAATATGAGTCTCGCGGTTCGAACATGCACCTTCGCGGACATCGAGCTCGGCCGGGTTCGAAGATCGCACGTTGAGTCGTGGGTCAAGGTGATGGTCGATGCGAAGCTCGCGCCGGGAACGATTCGCACGCGCACCAGAAACGTGCGAGCTGTACTCAGAGGCGCGAAGCGTGATCGGGTGATAGGAAACGACCCGTCAGAGGGCGTCACGCTCCCCCGAGTTCGCAAGGCTGAGTACTCGATGGCGATACCGAGCCCGGAGGCCGTGGGGGCTCTTCTGCGGGCCTCCGGCGATTGGTTCCGGCCGTTCATCGCTCTCTGCGCCTTCGCGGGACTGAGGCTAGGTGAGGCGTCAGCCGTGCAGCTCGCAGATATCGACTTCCTGCGCCGACAGCTTCACGTGCAGCGGCAAGTCCACCGCCCAAGCCCGGGCCGGATCGATATCACGCCGCCCAAATACGGCTCCGAGCGCGTCGTATACCTGCCAGACGAACTTGTCATGATGCTCTCGAAACACGTACGAGAGATCGGCGTTTACGGCACCGAGCAGTGGCTCTTCGTCGGCGATGAGAGCATGCCGCCGCACCAAAGCACCATGCGGTACTGGTGGATCAAGGCCGTGCGGGATGCTGGGCTCGCCGACATCCGACTCCACGATCTCAGGCACTTCTACGCCTCTGGCCTCATTGCGGCCGGATGCGACGTCGTCACCGTTCAGAGAGCACTCGGCCACTCAAGCGCGACTACAACTCTCGCGACCTACTCGCACCTTTGGCCAAACGCCGAAGACCGAACCCGAGTGGCCGCTAGTGGTCTGATGCAGTCGGCCATTGGGATTCCTGCGGACTCTGCGCGGACCGAACAGGCCTAA
- a CDS encoding IS481 family transposase, producing MSHANAALTPRHRLRIARLIIDDGWPVAHAAAQFNVSWPTAKRWADRYAAMGAAGVVDRSSRPHYSPTRTRQQLVRKIGHLRWKQRQGPVAIGAKLGMPASTVHAVLVRCRLNRLGYIDKHTGEVVRRYEHDTPGSLIHVDVTKFGNIPDGGGHRYVGRQQGRRNRAATVGIVRDARYEPRPGKEFVHTVIDDHSRVAYAEIHADETAATAAAVLQRAVSWFAVRGVTVQRVLSDNGSAYKSHLWRDTCAELGITPKKTRPYRPQTNGKIERFHRTLADGWAYKRFYPTETARRNALPAWLHEYNHHRPHTAIGSHPPISRLTNLPEQYN from the coding sequence GTGTCTCACGCTAACGCAGCTCTCACCCCACGTCACCGTCTCCGCATCGCGCGCCTGATAATCGATGACGGCTGGCCCGTCGCTCATGCCGCGGCGCAATTCAATGTTTCCTGGCCTACGGCGAAGCGTTGGGCCGACAGATACGCGGCGATGGGCGCAGCGGGTGTCGTGGATCGTTCTTCTCGCCCGCACTACAGCCCAACCAGGACCCGGCAGCAGCTCGTCCGGAAAATTGGGCATCTGCGGTGGAAGCAGCGCCAGGGCCCGGTCGCGATCGGCGCGAAGCTCGGGATGCCAGCATCAACAGTGCACGCCGTTCTCGTGCGGTGTCGGCTGAACCGGCTCGGCTACATCGATAAACACACCGGTGAGGTCGTCCGCCGCTACGAACATGACACTCCGGGCTCGTTGATCCACGTCGATGTCACGAAGTTCGGCAACATTCCTGACGGGGGCGGGCACCGATACGTTGGCCGGCAGCAAGGTCGCCGGAACCGGGCCGCTACCGTCGGGATTGTCAGAGATGCTCGTTATGAACCCCGGCCGGGGAAAGAGTTCGTGCACACCGTGATCGATGACCACTCCCGGGTCGCGTACGCCGAGATCCACGCCGATGAAACCGCCGCCACCGCCGCGGCCGTGCTGCAGCGGGCGGTGTCCTGGTTCGCCGTCCGCGGCGTCACTGTGCAACGAGTGCTCTCCGACAACGGGTCAGCGTACAAGTCGCATCTCTGGCGCGATACCTGCGCGGAACTCGGGATCACACCGAAAAAGACCCGGCCGTACCGGCCCCAAACGAACGGGAAGATCGAACGATTCCACCGCACCCTCGCCGACGGGTGGGCCTACAAACGGTTCTACCCCACCGAAACCGCGCGCCGAAACGCCCTCCCCGCATGGCTCCATGAATACAATCACCACAGACCCCACACCGCCATCGGAAGCCACCCACCCATCAGCCGGTTAACCAACCTCCCTGAGCAGTACAACTAG
- a CDS encoding mechanosensitive ion channel family protein: protein MPWLQALVYVLIAVVLAVVITAVTAFVVRRIARKKAWAGLLIKRARMSFRIFLLVLALWAAVQATDLDPGWREGLSHTFLVLSIASGTWLVCALAIFLEDLGLARYRIDVADNRHARRLRTQVLIIRRITVVAAVLLGIGAILLTFPGVSAAGASILASAGLISIIAGLAAQSTLANVFAGVQLAFSDAIRVDDVVIVETEWGRIEEITLTYVVVHLWDDRRMVLPSTYFTTTPFQNWTRKNSELMGSVEFDLDWRVQPDAMRDELHRVIEKTELWDHRVAILQVTDAVAGYVRIRILVTAVDAPTLFDLRCYVRESMVSWVQQVSPQTVPHARVELSETPLETDAPRTKTARSSTPPDALFSGDARSELRGSQFTGPVEVQNVTPDTPVDEP from the coding sequence ATGCCGTGGCTGCAAGCGCTCGTCTACGTTCTGATCGCCGTCGTTCTCGCCGTTGTCATCACGGCGGTCACGGCCTTCGTCGTGCGGCGTATCGCCCGCAAGAAGGCCTGGGCCGGCCTGCTCATCAAACGGGCGCGGATGTCCTTCCGCATCTTCTTGCTGGTACTCGCTCTCTGGGCGGCGGTACAGGCCACCGATCTTGACCCGGGATGGCGCGAAGGGCTCAGCCACACGTTCCTGGTGCTCTCGATCGCGTCGGGCACGTGGCTGGTCTGCGCCCTCGCGATCTTTCTCGAAGACCTCGGGCTCGCGCGGTACCGCATCGACGTGGCCGACAACCGGCATGCCCGGCGGTTGCGCACGCAGGTGCTGATCATCCGGCGCATCACGGTCGTCGCGGCGGTGCTGCTGGGGATCGGCGCGATTCTGCTCACGTTTCCCGGCGTCTCGGCGGCGGGCGCGAGCATCCTGGCCTCCGCTGGGCTGATCTCGATCATCGCGGGTCTGGCCGCCCAGTCGACGCTCGCCAACGTCTTCGCTGGAGTACAACTCGCCTTCAGCGACGCCATTCGGGTCGACGACGTCGTGATCGTCGAGACCGAGTGGGGCCGCATCGAAGAGATCACCCTCACCTACGTGGTCGTGCACCTGTGGGACGACCGGCGTATGGTGCTGCCGTCGACCTACTTCACCACCACGCCGTTTCAGAACTGGACCCGCAAGAACTCCGAACTCATGGGCTCCGTCGAGTTCGATCTCGACTGGCGCGTGCAGCCCGACGCGATGCGCGACGAACTGCACCGCGTCATCGAGAAGACCGAGCTGTGGGATCACCGCGTGGCCATTCTGCAGGTGACCGATGCGGTGGCCGGGTATGTGCGCATCCGGATTCTCGTGACGGCGGTCGACGCCCCGACACTCTTCGATCTGCGGTGCTACGTGCGCGAATCGATGGTGAGCTGGGTGCAGCAGGTGAGCCCGCAGACGGTTCCGCACGCGCGAGTGGAGCTCTCGGAGACGCCGCTCGAGACCGACGCGCCGCGCACGAAGACGGCGCGGTCGAGCACCCCGCCGGATGCCCTGTTCAGCGGCGATGCCCGCTCCGAGTTGCGCGGCAGCCAGTTCACCGGCCCGGTCGAGGTGCAGAACGTGACGCCCGACACCCCGGTCGACGAGCCCTGA